The Corallococcus exiguus genome includes a region encoding these proteins:
- a CDS encoding IS30 family transposase, whose protein sequence is MRGSGKAARLTGEDRLEIRRRVIAGENFEQAALAIGCSKKSIQRLLVKTGGVAPRARPRSPLRLSLQEREEVSRGVHAGESMRAIARRLGRSASTVSRDVAATGGRRKYRAWRAEEGAERRARRPKHRKLAESSPLRDEVEQCLARRWSPQQIAARLRSDFPEQPHMRVSHETIYRSLFVQARGALRKELAACLRTGRTQRRPSKRNDMGGQLRDRVMLSQWPPEAEDRAVAGHWEGDLVIGKAGKSAVGTLVERHSRYVMLLELPHGRTAERVREALTAQIQRLPEHLRRSLTWDQGKEMAEHARFTIDTQVQVYFCDPHSPWQRGSNENTNGLLRQYFPKGVDLSALSGKQLDAIAHELNGRPRQTLAWRTPAEVFASAVATTV, encoded by the coding sequence GTGCGAGGCAGTGGGAAAGCAGCAAGGCTGACAGGTGAGGACAGGCTGGAGATTCGTCGGCGTGTCATCGCTGGCGAGAACTTTGAGCAAGCGGCGCTGGCCATCGGCTGCTCGAAGAAATCCATTCAGCGGCTCCTGGTGAAGACGGGCGGAGTCGCGCCGCGCGCGCGCCCGCGCTCGCCCTTGCGCCTATCGCTGCAGGAGCGCGAGGAAGTCTCGCGCGGCGTACATGCGGGCGAGTCGATGCGCGCCATCGCGCGTCGTTTGGGACGCTCCGCGTCCACCGTGTCGCGCGACGTGGCCGCGACGGGTGGCAGGAGGAAGTACCGGGCGTGGCGTGCCGAGGAAGGCGCTGAGCGCAGGGCGCGTCGTCCCAAGCACCGCAAACTCGCCGAAAGCAGCCCGCTGAGGGACGAGGTGGAGCAGTGCCTGGCACGGCGCTGGAGCCCCCAGCAGATTGCCGCCAGACTGCGCTCGGACTTCCCCGAGCAGCCCCACATGCGCGTGTCTCACGAAACCATTTACCGCTCGCTCTTCGTGCAGGCACGAGGCGCGCTCCGCAAAGAGCTCGCCGCCTGCCTGCGTACAGGCCGGACCCAGCGCCGGCCCAGCAAGCGCAACGACATGGGCGGCCAGCTGCGCGACAGGGTGATGCTCAGCCAGTGGCCACCGGAAGCTGAGGACCGCGCCGTCGCGGGCCACTGGGAGGGCGACCTCGTCATCGGCAAGGCAGGCAAGTCCGCTGTCGGCACCCTCGTGGAGCGCCACAGCCGCTATGTGATGTTGCTCGAGCTGCCGCACGGCCGGACGGCAGAGCGCGTCCGCGAGGCGCTGACAGCGCAGATTCAGCGGCTGCCCGAACACCTGCGCCGCTCGCTGACGTGGGACCAGGGCAAGGAGATGGCCGAGCACGCACGCTTCACCATCGACACCCAGGTACAAGTCTACTTCTGCGACCCGCACAGCCCCTGGCAGCGCGGCAGCAATGAAAACACCAACGGGCTGCTGCGCCAATACTTCCCAAAGGGCGTGGACCTGAGCGCCCTCTCTGGCAAGCAACTCGACGCCATCGCGCATGAACTCAACGGGCGCCCGCGGCAAACACTTGCATGGCGAACGCCTGCCGAAGTATTCGCGTCAGCTGTTGCGACGACCGTTTGA
- a CDS encoding M12 family metallopeptidase, with the protein MARKLLTAAECRLCVDRVVPIELKREAAARAIEVNPENDPAPVLARVKRAGSSWHPLKLALETGKRWKPGQTLRIRFLDGSPTQRRRVVEMADQWMQFANIRFDWKGGPGAEIRVSFSADAGSWSAVGTDCLITRYFPKNEPTMNFGWLEDDTDDVEYRRVVVHEFGHALGCIHEHQNPKGGIQWNVPAVIAAFSGPPNNWSEEEIRFNVIDKYSLDQLNATRFDQNSIMLYGFPKELIKGPPSLLRSGTPSNTRLSARDKSFIRKMYRPTNGKAHRAAGRWTAVSQHGPMM; encoded by the coding sequence ATGGCTCGGAAGCTTCTCACGGCGGCTGAGTGTCGGCTGTGTGTCGATCGCGTCGTACCCATCGAACTGAAGCGGGAGGCCGCGGCGCGCGCCATCGAGGTGAACCCAGAGAACGATCCGGCGCCCGTGCTGGCCCGGGTGAAGCGCGCGGGCTCTTCGTGGCATCCGCTCAAGCTGGCGCTCGAGACGGGCAAACGCTGGAAGCCTGGGCAGACGCTGCGCATCCGGTTCCTCGACGGCAGCCCGACGCAGCGCCGGCGCGTCGTGGAGATGGCGGACCAGTGGATGCAGTTCGCGAACATCCGGTTCGACTGGAAGGGCGGTCCGGGTGCGGAGATCCGCGTCTCGTTTTCGGCCGATGCGGGCTCGTGGTCCGCCGTGGGCACGGACTGCCTCATCACGCGGTACTTCCCGAAGAACGAGCCGACCATGAACTTCGGCTGGCTCGAGGACGACACGGACGACGTCGAGTACCGCCGCGTCGTCGTGCACGAGTTCGGTCACGCGCTCGGCTGCATCCATGAGCACCAGAACCCGAAGGGCGGCATCCAGTGGAACGTGCCCGCGGTCATCGCGGCCTTCAGCGGCCCGCCCAACAACTGGTCCGAGGAGGAGATCCGCTTCAACGTCATCGACAAGTACTCGCTCGATCAGCTCAACGCGACGCGGTTCGACCAGAACTCCATCATGCTCTACGGCTTCCCGAAGGAGCTCATCAAGGGGCCGCCGTCGCTGCTGCGCAGCGGAACGCCGAGCAACACGCGGTTGTCGGCCCGGGACAAGTCCTTCATCCGGAAGATGTACCGGCCCACGAACGGCAAGGCACACCGGGCCGCCGGGCGGTGGACCGCCGTGTCCCAGCACGGCCCGATGATGTAG
- a CDS encoding class I SAM-dependent methyltransferase, giving the protein MQPLLYSELVPWYSLVDPPEDHEDEAVCFQSAFEHIISPRPQTLLELGAGAGNTALHLKRRFTCTLTDLSPGMQQLSREQNPDCEHVLGDMRTLRLGRTFDAVLVHDAICYMLTEEDLLAAARTAFEHTRPGGAAIFAPDTLRETFQDTTETLEEDRGGRSMRGLMWTWDPHPEDSTYQVDFAFLLRDGDTVQAVHDRHVEGLFTRDTWDRVLTQAGFRVEPLKRPLGDGAFDDIFLCRR; this is encoded by the coding sequence ATGCAACCTCTCCTCTACAGCGAGCTGGTGCCCTGGTACTCCCTGGTCGACCCTCCCGAGGACCATGAAGACGAGGCCGTCTGCTTCCAGTCGGCGTTCGAGCACATCATCTCCCCGCGGCCGCAAACGTTGCTGGAGCTCGGAGCGGGCGCCGGAAACACCGCGCTGCACCTGAAGCGCCGCTTCACCTGCACACTCACGGACCTCTCCCCGGGCATGCAGCAGCTCAGCCGCGAGCAGAACCCGGACTGCGAGCACGTCCTCGGAGACATGCGCACCCTGCGCCTGGGCCGGACGTTCGACGCGGTGCTGGTCCACGACGCCATCTGCTACATGCTGACGGAGGAGGACCTGCTCGCCGCGGCCCGGACGGCGTTCGAGCACACGCGGCCCGGCGGCGCCGCCATCTTCGCGCCGGACACCCTGCGGGAGACCTTCCAGGACACCACGGAGACGCTGGAGGAGGACCGCGGAGGCCGCTCGATGCGCGGCCTCATGTGGACGTGGGATCCCCACCCCGAGGACAGCACCTACCAGGTCGACTTCGCGTTCCTGCTGCGCGACGGGGACACCGTCCAGGCCGTCCACGACCGGCACGTCGAGGGGCTCTTCACCCGGGACACCTGGGATCGCGTGCTCACCCAGGCCGGCTTCCGCGTCGAGCCCCTGAAGCGGCCCCTCGGAGACGGCGCCTTCGACGACATCTTCCTGTGCCGGCGCTGA
- a CDS encoding Kelch repeat-containing protein yields the protein MAEARKYHAAVALSSGKVLVAGGYNAGGYLSSAALYDPGTGTWTAAGPMPEPRQVLTATLLPSGKVLVAGGENATGRLASTALYDPASNAWTSAGSFATGVARDSLTATLLPSGRVLVAGGGNGSGPQGKVDVYDPASGTWSAGASLAMPRRNHTATLLPSGQVLVVGGRASTSLTSAELYTPSSNTWMATGSLSTARHNHTATLLPSGKVLVVGGRNSSTGLVATAEEYDPSTGLWSAPGALGTARELHTAVLLSSGQVLVAGGMYGSAATNALGSAEVYAPDTRLWSATTAMGSARYVHVAVPLEGRGKVLVVGGIGVSGASLKTAETYVYDACAGVSCDSSPGPCYEATGTCGNGVCSYAPKASGVSCDDGDACTGEDACNGAGVCTGSATQCGSPPGQCYEAAGTCGDEGACSYAYKASGAACDDGDACTVEETCNGAGGCAGTPVSCTSPPGQCFEAAGTCSEGACSYAPKAAGTACDDGNGGTLHDVCSGAGVCAGVPACTTPPDACHDSPGTYSNGACTYPPKSAGTLCDDGNSCTTGDVCNGAGTCGGAALSCNSPPSQCYQAAGTCSNGTCSYVPKASGASCDDGNSCTTGDVCNGAGTCGGAALSCNSPPSQCHQAAGTCSNGTCSYAPKSSGTSCNDGNACTTGDVCNGAGTCGGAALSCNSPPSQCYQAAGTCSNGTCSYVPKASGTSCNDSDSCTTGDVCNGAGSCGGAPLSCSTASTTYCSGDVVRRTTGTGTCSGGACTSTDTAVQTCQTGTSGAYCSGNGAYQTVYQGCINGACGSTQQLIESCSTSSSTYCSGNTVRRSTGTGCSGGSCGSSDTIIQTCSTSSSTYCSGNDVRRSTGTGCSGGSCDSSDNFVQTCQTGVGSSYCSGNTVYRTVNSGCLSGSCVSAQQLVETCQTGVGSSYCSGNTVYRTVNSGCLSGSCVSAQQLVETCQTGVGSSYCSGNTVYRTVNSGCLSGSCVSAQQLVQTCSTASSTYCSGNDIRRSTGTGCSGGACGSSDSFVQTCSTASTTYCSGNTVRRTTGTGCVSGGTCGSTDTLVQTCSSGQTCSNGACVTVGGTWRRDTNGNEGFCDELCGVLYCNGSCPPQRCASANPEGQPCSTLGSSCNAVPSPKVYIQYNCE from the coding sequence ATGGCGGAGGCGCGCAAGTACCACGCGGCGGTGGCGCTGAGCTCAGGCAAGGTGCTGGTCGCGGGTGGGTACAACGCTGGCGGGTACCTGTCCTCCGCGGCCCTTTACGACCCGGGCACGGGCACCTGGACGGCCGCGGGCCCCATGCCGGAGCCCCGGCAGGTCCTCACCGCGACGCTGCTGCCCTCGGGCAAGGTGCTGGTGGCGGGCGGCGAGAACGCGACGGGCCGTCTGGCTTCCACGGCCCTCTACGACCCGGCCTCCAATGCCTGGACTTCCGCTGGCAGCTTCGCCACCGGGGTGGCACGAGACTCCCTGACGGCGACGCTGCTGCCCTCGGGGCGGGTGCTGGTGGCGGGCGGCGGAAACGGTTCGGGACCGCAAGGCAAGGTGGATGTGTATGACCCGGCCTCCGGTACATGGAGCGCGGGGGCGAGTCTGGCGATGCCGCGACGCAACCATACGGCGACGCTGCTGCCCTCGGGCCAGGTGCTGGTGGTGGGCGGAAGAGCGAGCACCAGCCTGACGAGCGCGGAGCTGTACACGCCCTCCAGCAATACGTGGATGGCGACGGGAAGCCTGTCGACCGCGCGCCACAACCACACGGCGACGCTGCTGCCTTCCGGCAAGGTGCTGGTGGTGGGCGGGCGCAATAGCAGCACCGGGCTGGTGGCGACGGCGGAGGAATACGACCCGAGCACGGGCCTGTGGAGCGCGCCGGGTGCGCTGGGCACCGCGCGCGAGTTGCACACGGCGGTGCTGCTGAGCTCGGGACAGGTGCTGGTGGCCGGAGGCATGTACGGCAGCGCGGCGACGAACGCGCTGGGCAGTGCGGAGGTGTATGCCCCGGACACCCGGCTGTGGAGTGCGACGACCGCGATGGGGAGCGCGCGGTACGTGCACGTGGCGGTGCCGCTGGAGGGGCGGGGGAAGGTGCTGGTGGTGGGCGGAATCGGCGTCAGCGGCGCGAGCCTGAAGACGGCGGAGACGTATGTGTATGACGCGTGCGCGGGGGTGAGCTGCGACAGCTCCCCGGGGCCTTGCTACGAGGCAACCGGGACGTGCGGCAACGGGGTGTGCAGCTACGCGCCAAAGGCTTCGGGCGTCAGCTGTGATGACGGGGATGCGTGCACCGGTGAGGACGCGTGCAACGGCGCGGGCGTGTGCACGGGAAGCGCCACCCAATGCGGCAGCCCGCCCGGGCAGTGCTATGAGGCGGCGGGCACGTGCGGCGACGAAGGGGCATGCTCCTACGCGTACAAGGCGTCGGGCGCGGCGTGTGATGATGGCGACGCGTGCACGGTGGAGGAGACGTGCAACGGGGCTGGTGGGTGCGCGGGGACGCCGGTGAGCTGCACCAGCCCGCCCGGGCAGTGCTTCGAGGCAGCGGGCACGTGCAGCGAAGGTGCGTGCAGCTACGCTCCGAAGGCCGCGGGCACCGCGTGTGACGATGGCAACGGAGGAACCCTCCACGACGTGTGCAGCGGGGCGGGAGTCTGCGCGGGAGTGCCGGCCTGTACGACGCCTCCGGACGCCTGCCATGACTCCCCGGGCACGTATAGCAACGGCGCGTGCACCTATCCGCCCAAGAGCGCGGGGACCCTCTGCGACGATGGAAACAGCTGCACCACGGGCGACGTGTGCAACGGCGCCGGGACGTGTGGTGGCGCAGCGCTGAGCTGCAACAGCCCGCCCAGCCAGTGCTACCAGGCGGCGGGCACCTGCTCCAACGGGACGTGCAGCTATGTCCCGAAGGCTTCGGGGGCGAGCTGCGACGATGGCAACAGCTGCACCACGGGCGACGTGTGCAACGGCGCGGGCACGTGCGGCGGCGCGGCGCTGAGCTGCAACAGCCCGCCCAGCCAGTGCCACCAGGCGGCGGGCACCTGCTCCAACGGGACGTGCAGCTACGCACCGAAGTCCTCGGGGACGAGCTGCAATGACGGCAACGCGTGCACCACGGGCGACGTCTGCAACGGAGCCGGTACGTGCGGCGGCGCGGCGCTGAGCTGCAACAGCCCGCCCAGCCAGTGCTACCAGGCGGCGGGCACCTGCTCCAACGGGACGTGCAGCTACGTGCCGAAGGCCTCGGGGACGAGCTGCAATGATAGCGACAGCTGCACCACGGGCGACGTCTGCAATGGCGCCGGTTCATGCGGTGGCGCGCCCCTGAGCTGCTCCACCGCGAGCACCACCTACTGCAGCGGTGACGTCGTCCGCAGAACCACCGGCACCGGAACGTGCAGCGGCGGCGCCTGTACCTCCACCGACACCGCCGTCCAGACCTGTCAGACGGGGACCAGCGGGGCCTACTGCAGCGGCAACGGCGCCTACCAGACCGTCTACCAGGGCTGCATCAACGGCGCCTGCGGGTCCACCCAGCAACTCATCGAATCGTGCTCCACCTCGAGCAGCACCTATTGCAGTGGCAACACCGTCCGCAGGAGCACGGGCACCGGCTGCAGCGGCGGCTCCTGTGGCTCCAGCGACACCATCATCCAGACGTGCTCCACCTCGAGCAGCACCTATTGCAGTGGCAACGATGTCCGCAGGAGCACGGGCACCGGCTGCAGCGGTGGCTCCTGTGACTCCAGCGACAACTTCGTCCAGACGTGTCAGACGGGTGTCGGCAGTTCCTACTGCAGCGGCAATACCGTCTACAGAACGGTCAACAGCGGCTGCCTCAGTGGCTCCTGCGTGTCCGCCCAGCAACTTGTCGAGACGTGTCAAACGGGTGTCGGCAGCTCCTACTGCAGCGGCAATACCGTCTACAGAACGGTCAACAGCGGCTGCCTCAGTGGCTCCTGCGTGTCCGCCCAGCAACTTGTCGAGACGTGTCAAACGGGTGTCGGCAGCTCCTACTGCAGCGGCAATACCGTCTACAGAACGGTCAACAGCGGCTGCCTCAGTGGCTCCTGCGTGTCCGCCCAGCAACTTGTCCAGACGTGCTCCACCGCGAGCAGCACCTACTGCAGCGGCAACGATATCCGCAGGAGCACGGGCACCGGCTGCAGTGGTGGGGCTTGTGGTTCCTCGGATTCATTTGTCCAGACATGCTCCACCGCGAGCACGACCTACTGCAGCGGCAATACCGTCCGGAGGACCACCGGCACCGGTTGCGTCAGCGGCGGCACGTGTGGATCCACCGACACCCTGGTCCAGACCTGTTCCTCAGGACAGACGTGCAGCAATGGAGCATGCGTCACCGTCGGTGGAACATGGCGCAGGGATACAAACGGCAACGAGGGGTTCTGCGACGAACTCTGCGGGGTTTTGTATTGCAACGGCTCCTGCCCGCCTCAAAGGTGCGCCTCCGCCAACCCGGAGGGTCAGCCATGCTCGACGCTCGGCTCGAGTTGCAACGCGGTCCCCTCCCCCAAAGTGTATATCCAATACAATTGCGAGTAG
- a CDS encoding HEAT repeat domain-containing protein: MARSRKRLLKGDAVGLAKLECALRGEDPDMVPHVAADKLARYREGLRLLTRILSSPGDPTLREAAVYGFVFAHLAPEHLVLLRRIYANPHEAPGVRSQAAEALGSHYSNYRHIWQRRYRRVIDLLVRGLDDPEPAIRFWSIYALAGHKDPRIRPKLQAIAENDTATVPRMWSLRQEALWALDWGTDLVLRDPQSF; this comes from the coding sequence ATGGCGAGGTCCCGGAAGCGGCTCCTCAAGGGGGATGCGGTAGGGCTGGCGAAGCTCGAATGCGCCTTGAGGGGCGAAGACCCCGACATGGTCCCCCACGTGGCCGCCGATAAACTCGCCAGGTACCGTGAGGGGCTGAGACTGCTGACCCGAATCCTCTCATCGCCGGGAGACCCCACGCTTCGCGAGGCCGCCGTCTACGGATTCGTGTTCGCACACCTTGCTCCAGAGCACCTCGTGCTCCTGCGGCGCATCTACGCGAATCCGCACGAGGCACCGGGCGTCCGCTCACAGGCCGCGGAGGCGCTGGGCTCTCACTACTCGAACTACCGGCACATCTGGCAGCGCCGCTACCGCCGTGTCATCGATTTGCTGGTACGCGGGCTCGATGACCCAGAGCCCGCGATCCGGTTCTGGTCCATCTACGCGCTGGCCGGACACAAGGACCCGAGGATCCGTCCCAAGCTTCAGGCCATCGCGGAGAACGACACCGCGACCGTTCCCAGGATGTGGTCACTCCGGCAGGAGGCGCTCTGGGCCCTCGACTGGGGGACGGACCTCGTCCTTCGCGATCCCCAGTCATTCTGA
- a CDS encoding phosphatidylinositol-specific phospholipase C domain-containing protein: MSHRTFPAPRLRNAAAMLFLALLATSPAAARGRYYNHSGGIETSHPDWLSWMPGSASLASLSLPGTHDSMAFTSTGGALTQTQSLSLRAQLDAGLRALDIRCRHIGDRFAIHHGVVYLNANFDDVLATTTQFLRDHPGETILMRVKEEHTPDGNSRSFQQTFEWYRSQPAYSPYVWRGTHVPTLGEVRGKIVILDNFGGGAYGVNWGSLALQDDWTVSTIFDIDNKWDKVRDHLGRTNAGAPPTLYVNFLSGSSVAAFPNVVAGGDGMAIRGVNDYAIDHLVGGNVQRAGVVMMDFPGAGLIDAILALNYRLLPSAGLLPGDFGTAFRNISYTLGGDAQARWYGLHAFLQNAAPGRIWHALALKGSWAGWMHTDGSYVQSDTMDDYTHLAFTSRTVTSAVSNGFLGSFVNSQLGALSGGTSDRALQLHGRVSSRFPFQLWSVVVKKAPGGLSNWAYSDYGTGYKATQGDYTYAIQAYSAADGVYLYEHGQFEGNILHLTSGVGFLGDLGFDDILSSVRILGPYRATLCEHPSRTGRCLSTTQSVGDINSVAGGPWNDQISSAGIDFVGVR, from the coding sequence ATGTCCCACCGGACGTTTCCTGCCCCCCGACTGCGCAATGCGGCGGCGATGCTCTTCCTCGCGCTGCTCGCGACCTCCCCCGCTGCGGCCCGTGGGCGCTACTACAACCACTCCGGCGGCATCGAAACGAGTCATCCCGACTGGTTGAGCTGGATGCCCGGCTCGGCGAGCCTCGCTTCCCTGTCGCTGCCGGGCACCCATGACTCCATGGCGTTCACCTCGACGGGCGGTGCCCTCACCCAGACCCAATCCCTGAGCCTGAGAGCTCAGCTGGACGCGGGTCTTCGTGCCTTGGACATCCGGTGTCGCCACATTGGCGACCGGTTCGCCATCCACCATGGCGTCGTCTACCTGAACGCCAACTTCGACGACGTTTTGGCAACCACCACCCAGTTCCTACGCGACCATCCCGGCGAAACCATTCTCATGCGGGTGAAGGAGGAACACACCCCGGACGGCAATAGCCGGAGCTTCCAACAGACCTTCGAGTGGTATCGCAGCCAGCCCGCCTACAGCCCCTATGTCTGGCGAGGCACCCATGTGCCCACGCTCGGGGAGGTGCGTGGCAAGATTGTCATCCTGGACAACTTCGGCGGTGGAGCCTACGGCGTGAACTGGGGTTCGCTGGCCCTCCAGGATGACTGGACCGTGTCCACGATCTTCGACATCGACAACAAGTGGGACAAGGTCCGGGACCACCTGGGGCGGACGAACGCGGGGGCCCCTCCCACGCTGTATGTGAACTTCCTCAGTGGCTCCTCCGTGGCGGCCTTCCCCAACGTGGTGGCCGGAGGTGATGGGATGGCCATCCGAGGCGTCAATGACTACGCCATCGACCACCTGGTGGGCGGCAACGTCCAGCGCGCGGGCGTCGTGATGATGGACTTCCCCGGAGCGGGGCTGATTGACGCCATCCTGGCCCTCAACTACCGGCTGCTCCCCTCCGCCGGCCTCCTGCCTGGCGATTTCGGCACCGCCTTCCGGAACATCTCCTACACCCTGGGCGGCGACGCACAGGCCCGCTGGTATGGCCTCCACGCGTTTCTCCAGAATGCCGCCCCGGGGCGCATCTGGCATGCCCTGGCGTTGAAGGGAAGCTGGGCGGGTTGGATGCACACGGATGGAAGCTACGTCCAATCCGACACCATGGATGACTACACGCACCTCGCCTTCACCTCTCGGACGGTGACGAGCGCGGTGAGCAACGGATTCCTGGGCAGCTTCGTGAACTCACAGCTCGGGGCTCTCTCGGGAGGCACGAGTGACCGCGCCCTCCAACTGCATGGTCGGGTGAGCTCACGCTTCCCCTTCCAGCTCTGGAGCGTGGTGGTGAAGAAGGCACCCGGGGGACTCAGCAACTGGGCGTACTCTGACTATGGGACGGGCTACAAGGCCACGCAGGGGGATTACACGTATGCCATCCAGGCCTACTCGGCCGCGGATGGGGTGTACCTCTACGAGCACGGCCAGTTCGAAGGCAACATCCTGCATCTCACCTCCGGCGTCGGCTTCCTGGGCGACCTGGGCTTCGATGACATCCTGTCCTCCGTCAGGATCCTCGGCCCCTATCGCGCGACCCTCTGCGAACACCCCTCGCGGACGGGCAGGTGCCTCAGCACCACCCAGAGCGTGGGCGACATCAACTCCGTCGCGGGAGGCCCCTGGAACGACCAGATCTCCTCGGCGGGCATCGACTTCGTCGGAGTCCGCTGA